From the genome of Lasioglossum baleicum chromosome 13, iyLasBale1, whole genome shotgun sequence, one region includes:
- the LOC143215028 gene encoding pyrroline-5-carboxylate reductase 3-like: MAKHNFESTKVSFIGGGNMARAIGASLIRKGIFNPNNVWVSARTDKTLDLWKDLGANTTLTRGVLLQVGLS; the protein is encoded by the exons ATGGCCAAACACAATTTTGAATCCACCAAAGTTAGTTTCATTGGCGGTGGAAATATGGCGAGAGCCATTGGAGCCAGTTTGATTAGAAAAG GTATTTTCAATCCGAATAATGTTTGGGTATCCGCACGTACAGACAAGACTTTGGATTTGTGGAAAGATCTTGGAGCGAATACTACAttaactagaggggtgttgttgcaagtagggttgtcgtag